The following coding sequences lie in one Hyphomonas adhaerens MHS-3 genomic window:
- a CDS encoding epoxide hydrolase family protein, producing MSQVRPFNISVSDSKLAAIRERVSAYRWFPAPENEQGFAYGMSTPVLQDLCKYWLNDYDWRAQEDLLNKFPSFKAEVGGMDIHFVHVVGEAEGKRPLLLTHGWPGSFFEFWDAIEPLAFPSKHGGDAADAFDIVIPSLPGYAFSDKPASPMGQRATAALWDELMREVLGYKTYLAQGGDWGGLVTSWLGMNHGTHDKQGGCRAIHLNMIGFRPTPPTPDTEEEADWLAHMQGAMQAEGAYFMEQATKPQTLAMALMDSPVGTAAWIIEKFHGWSDLRDSDLYSVYTRDQLLTNVMIYLVNDAIATSVWYYNALFQEGGVQLPEGARCETPTGFANFPGEKVYTAPPHSWVRRAYNLAHWRDMPKGGHFAAMEKPSLFVDEVRTWARKLD from the coding sequence ATGAGCCAGGTACGCCCGTTTAACATCTCCGTTTCAGACTCAAAGCTCGCCGCAATCCGCGAACGGGTTTCGGCTTACCGGTGGTTCCCCGCCCCGGAGAACGAGCAAGGCTTTGCCTATGGCATGTCCACTCCGGTGCTGCAGGACCTCTGCAAATACTGGCTGAACGATTATGACTGGCGCGCGCAGGAAGACCTGCTGAACAAATTCCCGAGCTTCAAGGCCGAGGTCGGCGGAATGGATATTCATTTCGTCCACGTGGTCGGAGAAGCCGAAGGCAAGCGTCCGCTCCTGCTGACACATGGCTGGCCCGGCTCCTTCTTCGAGTTCTGGGACGCGATCGAACCGCTTGCCTTCCCGTCGAAACATGGCGGCGACGCCGCCGATGCCTTCGATATCGTGATCCCCAGCCTTCCCGGCTACGCCTTTTCGGACAAGCCGGCGTCTCCGATGGGCCAGCGCGCCACGGCTGCGCTGTGGGATGAGCTGATGCGGGAGGTGCTCGGCTACAAGACCTACCTCGCACAGGGCGGCGACTGGGGCGGGCTGGTCACTTCGTGGCTTGGCATGAACCACGGAACGCACGACAAGCAGGGCGGCTGCCGGGCCATTCACCTGAACATGATCGGCTTCCGCCCGACACCGCCCACTCCGGATACGGAGGAAGAAGCCGACTGGCTGGCCCATATGCAAGGCGCCATGCAGGCCGAAGGCGCTTATTTCATGGAACAGGCCACAAAACCGCAGACGCTCGCCATGGCGCTCATGGACTCACCTGTCGGCACGGCGGCATGGATCATCGAAAAGTTCCACGGCTGGTCAGACCTGCGCGACAGCGACCTTTATTCCGTCTACACACGAGACCAGTTGCTGACCAATGTGATGATTTACCTGGTGAACGACGCCATTGCGACCAGCGTCTGGTACTACAACGCGCTCTTCCAGGAAGGTGGCGTGCAGCTGCCGGAAGGTGCGCGCTGTGAAACGCCAACCGGTTTTGCGAATTTTCCCGGAGAGAAGGTCTATACGGCCCCGCCGCACAGTTGGGTCCGGCGCGCCTACAATCTGGCGCATTGGCGTGACATGCCGAAAGGCGGGCACTTTGCAGCGATGGAAAAGCCGTCCCTGTTCGTAGACGAAGTCAGGACCTGGGCACGCAAACTCGATTAG
- the erpA gene encoding iron-sulfur cluster insertion protein ErpA, whose product MTDPDVTLTASAAKRINAILAKQDGADYLRVSVEGGGCSGFSYKFDFASEANPDDRLIERDGAKVLIDEMSLEFLAGSEIDFSTELIGAAFKINNPNATAACGCGTSFSI is encoded by the coding sequence ATGACCGACCCTGATGTGACCCTTACCGCTTCGGCTGCCAAGCGCATTAATGCGATTCTGGCCAAACAGGACGGTGCAGACTATCTGCGCGTCTCCGTCGAAGGCGGCGGCTGTTCAGGCTTTTCGTACAAGTTCGATTTCGCCTCCGAGGCGAATCCGGATGACCGCCTCATCGAACGCGACGGCGCGAAGGTCCTGATCGATGAGATGAGCCTGGAATTCCTCGCCGGTTCCGAAATCGATTTTTCGACCGAACTGATCGGCGCCGCATTCAAGATCAACAATCCAAATGCGACCGCTGCCTGTGGCTGCGGAACCAGCTTTTCTATCTGA
- a CDS encoding deoxyguanosinetriphosphate triphosphohydrolase, translated as MEKRAVYATRHEDSRGRYHDEAPSATRTPFQRDRDRIIHSTAFRRLKQKTQVFVAHEGDHFRTRLTHSLEVAQIARSIARTLRLDEDLAEAMALAHDIGHPPFGHAGEDQLDACMQPYDGFDHNAQTLRVVTRLEVRYPGFDGLNLTWEMLEGLVKHNGPLIGADTHIADLPAAFREFSRIEDLELDQFAGPEAQVAALSDDIAYNNHDIDDGIAAGLFTIQELMELPIVGDVFRGVKIEYPHLTDRMVTYEAVRQLIGIWINDLVDETRRRVKRLQPASAAEVRALGEPLVGFSDELADKQRALRAFLFERMYKHYKVNRMRSKAKRILAELFEGFTAEPQTLPAPWRQDATQADTFRRARIVCDYIAGMTDGYAIEEHGRLCDLTRLG; from the coding sequence ATGGAAAAGAGAGCGGTGTATGCAACGCGCCATGAAGACAGCCGGGGCCGCTATCACGATGAGGCCCCGTCCGCTACGCGTACGCCGTTCCAGCGTGACCGCGACCGCATCATTCACTCCACCGCATTCCGGCGCCTGAAGCAGAAAACACAGGTCTTTGTGGCGCATGAGGGCGACCATTTTCGCACCCGGCTGACCCATTCACTGGAAGTGGCGCAGATCGCGCGCAGCATCGCCCGCACCCTGAGGCTCGATGAAGACCTCGCCGAAGCCATGGCACTAGCCCATGATATCGGTCATCCGCCGTTCGGCCATGCGGGGGAAGACCAGCTGGACGCGTGCATGCAGCCTTATGATGGCTTCGATCACAACGCCCAGACCCTGCGCGTCGTCACCCGGCTGGAAGTCCGGTATCCGGGGTTCGACGGCCTGAACCTGACATGGGAAATGCTTGAGGGGCTCGTGAAGCACAATGGTCCGTTGATCGGTGCCGATACGCACATTGCGGACCTGCCAGCCGCATTCCGGGAGTTTTCCCGAATCGAGGACCTTGAGCTTGACCAGTTCGCAGGGCCAGAAGCCCAGGTTGCGGCGCTTTCGGACGATATCGCCTACAACAACCACGACATTGACGACGGGATCGCCGCAGGCCTTTTCACGATCCAGGAACTGATGGAACTGCCCATTGTCGGAGACGTATTCCGCGGTGTGAAAATAGAATATCCGCACCTAACGGATCGGATGGTCACTTATGAGGCTGTGCGGCAGCTGATCGGCATCTGGATCAATGATCTGGTGGACGAAACCCGCCGGCGGGTGAAACGCCTGCAGCCGGCAAGTGCTGCGGAGGTCCGTGCCCTTGGGGAACCGCTGGTCGGGTTCAGCGATGAGCTGGCGGACAAGCAGCGTGCGCTGCGGGCGTTCCTGTTTGAGCGCATGTACAAGCACTACAAAGTGAACCGGATGCGGTCCAAGGCGAAACGGATCCTCGCCGAGCTGTTCGAGGGGTTCACAGCTGAACCGCAAACCCTGCCGGCCCCCTGGCGTCAGGACGCAACGCAGGCCGACACGTTCCGCCGGGCGCGGATCGTTTGCGACTACATTGCCGGCATGACGGATGGCTATGCCATTGAGGAGCACGGGCGGCTCTGCGATCTCACCCGGTTGGGGTAA
- a CDS encoding SPOR domain-containing protein — MSRYRYGADEGSPFEDDYRGFDIRDDETARGPLILALAIGVLLVFGAVVWNTYRQGVRSNGGGLPSVIADAQPYKRVPEDRGGLEVRDTDKRFYDQMDASERIPDLANLDGGDEADMLQGGPPIDLRPNDDEMDGSDPDNGMPNAVADEVAELADLSRPDRQIESAPLTPMPAPRAAPPRPREVAPQFAFSDSGTYMVQVAAFRTQDAAEAEWRKSSTEHPDLFRGAGKRIQRADLGAKGVFYRLRVGGFSQKTEADAFCDALKAEGDNCIVVTG, encoded by the coding sequence ATGAGCCGCTATCGTTACGGCGCCGATGAGGGGTCGCCATTCGAAGATGATTACCGCGGATTCGATATTCGCGACGACGAGACGGCGCGCGGACCGCTGATTCTGGCGCTGGCGATCGGCGTGCTGCTGGTATTCGGCGCGGTGGTTTGGAACACGTACCGGCAGGGCGTTCGCTCCAATGGTGGTGGTCTGCCCAGCGTGATCGCCGATGCGCAGCCCTACAAACGCGTTCCCGAGGATCGCGGCGGCCTTGAGGTGCGCGACACGGACAAGCGATTCTACGACCAAATGGACGCGTCTGAACGCATCCCGGACCTCGCCAATCTCGACGGTGGCGACGAAGCGGACATGCTGCAGGGCGGCCCGCCGATCGACCTGCGCCCAAATGACGACGAAATGGACGGCAGCGATCCCGACAATGGCATGCCGAACGCGGTCGCTGACGAAGTTGCTGAACTGGCGGACCTCAGCCGTCCGGACCGGCAGATCGAATCAGCGCCGCTCACGCCGATGCCGGCGCCCCGGGCTGCGCCGCCGCGGCCGCGTGAAGTGGCGCCTCAGTTTGCCTTCAGTGACAGCGGCACATACATGGTCCAGGTTGCGGCGTTCCGGACGCAGGACGCTGCAGAGGCCGAGTGGCGCAAGTCTTCCACCGAGCACCCGGATCTGTTCCGGGGCGCCGGAAAACGCATCCAGCGGGCAGATCTCGGCGCCAAGGGTGTGTTCTACCGCTTGCGCGTGGGGGGATTTAGCCAAAAAACAGAGGCCGACGCCTTCTGCGACGCGCTAAAGGCGGAAGGCGACAACTGTATTGTGGTGACCGGATAG
- the nagZ gene encoding beta-N-acetylhexosaminidase, with product MAKACILSVSGAVLTPGETDLFRTQNPWGVILMGRSCVSRDQVRRLVADIWDATGRETLIFIDQEGGRVARLKAPEWPLFPRGADYAALYERDPELGREACWLGHRLIASELASLSIHADCAPVVDLPVPGAHDVIGDRAFGTEPVQVADLANSALAGLQAGGVAGVIKHIPGHGRSMADSHMELPRVTAGDNELSTDFDAFARVADAPMAMTAHIAFEAYDPGKAATVSRYMIQEIIRGRIGFDGLLMTDDLGMRALGGSLADRAHASIEAGCDMLLHCSGFLKDPGEILAEMTEVAEAAPVLAGRAGERAAAADAIASQAEPIELARAWQRFHELFPSVGAAA from the coding sequence GTGGCGAAGGCCTGCATTCTCAGCGTGTCAGGCGCCGTCCTGACACCAGGTGAAACGGATCTTTTCCGGACGCAGAACCCGTGGGGTGTGATCCTCATGGGGCGTTCCTGCGTATCCCGGGACCAGGTCCGCCGGCTGGTGGCCGACATCTGGGACGCGACAGGCCGGGAAACGCTGATTTTCATCGATCAGGAAGGCGGACGTGTGGCGCGCCTCAAAGCGCCGGAGTGGCCGCTGTTTCCGCGCGGCGCTGACTATGCTGCGCTCTATGAGCGGGATCCGGAACTGGGCCGCGAAGCCTGCTGGCTGGGTCACCGGCTGATCGCATCGGAGCTGGCCAGCCTCTCCATCCATGCGGATTGTGCGCCGGTTGTCGATCTGCCCGTGCCGGGCGCCCATGACGTCATTGGCGACCGGGCGTTCGGAACAGAGCCGGTCCAGGTGGCAGATCTGGCCAATTCCGCCCTTGCGGGCCTGCAGGCCGGCGGTGTGGCCGGGGTGATCAAGCACATTCCAGGACATGGCCGGTCGATGGCGGACAGCCATATGGAACTGCCGCGCGTGACAGCCGGGGACAATGAGCTGTCGACAGACTTCGATGCCTTTGCCCGCGTAGCCGATGCCCCGATGGCGATGACGGCGCATATTGCGTTCGAAGCCTATGATCCGGGTAAGGCCGCGACGGTGTCGCGCTACATGATTCAGGAGATCATACGGGGCCGAATCGGGTTTGATGGGCTTCTGATGACCGATGATCTGGGGATGAGGGCACTTGGCGGCAGCCTTGCCGATCGCGCGCATGCGTCGATCGAGGCAGGCTGCGATATGCTGCTGCATTGTTCCGGTTTTCTGAAGGATCCGGGCGAGATCCTCGCCGAGATGACGGAAGTTGCGGAGGCTGCTCCGGTGCTCGCCGGCCGGGCCGGTGAGCGCGCCGCAGCGGCCGATGCCATCGCGAGCCAGGCTGAGCCGATCGAACTCGCCCGGGCATGGCAGCGCTTCCACGAATTGTTTCCCAGTGTGGGGGCAGCCGCATGA
- a CDS encoding segregation and condensation protein A, whose product MSSDAVTMEALSSDMEEADIQDIFRVDVGGYEGPLHLLLELARRQKVDLLHLSMLDLAEQYLVFIDDAKKRRMDLAADYLLMASWLAFMKSRLLLPKPEKPEEDEPSGEEMAARLAFRLKRLDAMRDAVKELQGGPILDNVVFLRGTPEQPKVIRHTEWKASLYELTQAFGTIRDRKEKERPHVIEQQMVLPLELARTTLRQLRGQLAQWSSLDEISLTMTDVDPELPTRSVTASVFSAALELVRDGEVDVRQDTHFAPLYLRNAQADPQGGSHADV is encoded by the coding sequence ATGAGTTCGGATGCCGTCACGATGGAGGCACTCTCTTCCGATATGGAAGAGGCCGATATCCAGGACATTTTCCGCGTTGATGTCGGCGGGTATGAGGGGCCACTGCACCTGTTGCTGGAACTGGCCCGCCGCCAGAAGGTGGACCTGCTTCACCTCTCCATGCTGGACCTGGCCGAACAATACCTCGTCTTTATCGACGACGCGAAGAAGCGCCGGATGGATCTGGCGGCTGACTATCTGCTGATGGCGTCATGGCTGGCGTTCATGAAATCGCGCCTCCTGCTGCCCAAACCGGAAAAGCCGGAAGAGGATGAGCCATCGGGCGAGGAAATGGCCGCCCGGCTGGCCTTTCGCCTGAAGCGCCTCGATGCCATGCGCGATGCGGTGAAAGAGCTGCAGGGCGGACCGATCCTGGACAATGTCGTCTTCCTGCGCGGTACGCCGGAACAGCCGAAAGTGATCCGCCACACGGAATGGAAAGCCAGCCTCTATGAGCTGACGCAGGCCTTCGGCACGATCCGTGACCGCAAGGAGAAAGAGCGTCCACACGTCATCGAGCAGCAGATGGTTCTGCCGCTGGAACTTGCCCGCACAACGCTCCGTCAGCTTCGAGGGCAGTTGGCGCAGTGGTCTTCGCTTGACGAGATCAGCCTGACCATGACGGATGTGGATCCGGAGCTGCCAACACGGTCGGTAACGGCCAGCGTGTTTTCAGCGGCCCTCGAACTCGTCCGCGACGGCGAGGTCGATGTCCGGCAGGACACGCATTTTGCGCCGCTTTACCTGCGCAATGCGCAAGCCGACCCGCAAGGGGGTAGCCATGCAGATGTTTGA
- the scpB gene encoding SMC-Scp complex subunit ScpB: MFEKIEMNDETPAENKPSAVTQLALAFRRSEEALHDDMSDALAEGVRRAEAVLFAAGEPMSATQIAEILPQGVEAADVLMTLRALYVNRGVNLVEVAGKWRFQTAQDLSYLFVEERQVQKKLSQAALETLAIIAYGQPVTRAEIEAVRGVAVSKAVLDTLMETGWTKIKGRRKTPGQPLTYGTTDAFLEHFGLESLSTLPGKADLEAEGLLSDVIPDGFQMPDEEALSEEELLVDAGGDTEEIESFVTDFMDDAPDEDDMDADAEVEAEPAPEDKVEEAEAGEEEDDGISVFAYTRAPVRSADDEEEFDRDDIKAAVMRLRKEERTPEQPMSEWTEDE; encoded by the coding sequence ATGTTTGAGAAGATTGAGATGAACGACGAAACGCCAGCTGAAAACAAACCGAGCGCGGTGACGCAGCTCGCGCTGGCCTTCCGCCGGTCTGAAGAGGCGCTGCACGACGACATGAGCGACGCGCTGGCCGAAGGCGTGCGCCGGGCCGAGGCGGTTCTGTTCGCGGCTGGCGAGCCAATGTCGGCTACACAGATTGCAGAGATCCTTCCGCAGGGTGTTGAAGCCGCCGATGTGCTGATGACCTTGCGGGCGCTGTACGTGAACCGGGGCGTCAATCTCGTCGAAGTGGCCGGCAAGTGGCGGTTCCAGACCGCCCAGGATCTGTCCTACCTGTTTGTGGAAGAGCGTCAGGTTCAGAAAAAGCTGAGCCAGGCCGCGCTCGAAACGCTGGCCATCATCGCCTATGGCCAGCCTGTGACGCGGGCAGAAATCGAAGCCGTGCGGGGCGTGGCTGTTTCGAAGGCTGTTCTCGACACGTTGATGGAAACCGGCTGGACCAAGATCAAGGGCCGCCGCAAGACACCGGGCCAGCCGCTGACCTATGGCACGACCGATGCGTTCCTGGAACATTTCGGCCTCGAAAGCCTGAGCACGCTGCCGGGCAAGGCAGACCTCGAAGCCGAAGGTCTGCTGTCTGATGTCATTCCTGACGGCTTCCAGATGCCGGATGAGGAAGCCCTCAGCGAGGAAGAGCTGCTTGTGGATGCGGGCGGTGATACCGAAGAGATCGAATCCTTCGTCACGGACTTCATGGACGATGCTCCGGATGAGGATGATATGGATGCGGATGCTGAAGTTGAGGCAGAGCCTGCACCGGAAGATAAGGTGGAAGAGGCCGAGGCAGGCGAGGAAGAGGATGATGGCATCAGCGTCTTCGCCTACACACGTGCGCCCGTCCGGTCTGCTGACGATGAAGAAGAATTCGACCGCGACGACATCAAGGCGGCCGTGATGCGGTTGCGCAAGGAAGAGCGCACGCCGGAGCAACCCATGTCCGAATGGACTGAGGACGAATAG
- a CDS encoding DUF1287 domain-containing protein, with protein MQTRRSMLVSTLALPLLPGTFGDRALPFAARLSKAARDQIGVTRSYDGAYVRLDYPMGDVDRSTGVCTDVVIRAYRDAFDVDLQRLVHNDMKTAFTDYPAIWGLSRPDWNIDHRRVPNLERFFERKGADLPPPQTLDGWDPGDLYTMRLGGRLPHIGIVSDKRTPAGHPYVIHNIGGGTQEEDILGMFDDERRFRYEVAA; from the coding sequence ATGCAGACACGCCGATCCATGCTTGTGTCCACGCTGGCCCTGCCTCTCCTACCCGGTACGTTCGGCGACCGGGCACTCCCCTTCGCGGCGCGTCTTTCAAAGGCGGCCCGCGACCAGATCGGTGTGACACGAAGTTATGACGGCGCTTATGTCCGGCTGGATTACCCGATGGGCGATGTCGATCGTTCGACAGGCGTCTGCACCGATGTGGTCATCCGCGCTTATCGGGATGCCTTCGATGTCGACCTGCAAAGGCTCGTCCACAACGACATGAAAACCGCGTTTACGGATTATCCCGCGATCTGGGGCCTCAGCCGCCCTGACTGGAATATCGACCACCGCCGCGTCCCGAACCTCGAACGCTTTTTCGAACGGAAGGGCGCTGACCTGCCGCCGCCACAGACCCTGGACGGATGGGATCCTGGTGATCTGTACACGATGCGCCTGGGCGGGCGGCTGCCGCATATCGGCATTGTCTCAGACAAGCGAACCCCGGCGGGTCATCCCTACGTGATCCACAATATCGGCGGCGGGACACAGGAAGAAGATATTCTCGGAATGTTCGATGACGAACGCCGCTTTCGCTACGAAGTGGCCGCCTGA
- a CDS encoding nitroreductase gives MDVSKAVDQRISTRAFLPDALPEAEVREWLTQAQRAPSGGNVQPWRTIAVTGQAKDDVIAMAAPILAADPRGQKTDRPIYPKDLWEPYEARRRRVGEMMYEALDIPREDRPARLAWFANNFRFFGAPLALFLVIDERMGHGQWGHAGMYLQTLALLAEERGWGTCFQECWGVLRPALKEHFNLAPTEMIWCGVSVGKPDKSHPVNTLRAERAPIDEIVEFHGF, from the coding sequence ATGGACGTTTCCAAAGCAGTCGACCAGCGCATCTCAACCCGGGCCTTCCTGCCGGATGCACTTCCCGAGGCCGAAGTCCGGGAATGGCTGACCCAGGCGCAGCGGGCGCCCTCCGGTGGCAATGTCCAGCCCTGGCGCACCATCGCCGTGACCGGGCAGGCCAAGGACGACGTTATCGCCATGGCCGCCCCCATCCTCGCCGCTGATCCGCGCGGCCAGAAGACAGATCGGCCAATTTATCCGAAAGATCTGTGGGAGCCCTACGAAGCCCGCCGTCGGCGCGTAGGCGAGATGATGTACGAAGCCCTCGATATCCCGCGGGAAGACCGCCCGGCCCGCCTCGCATGGTTCGCAAACAATTTCCGCTTCTTTGGCGCTCCGCTCGCCCTTTTCCTGGTGATCGATGAACGGATGGGCCACGGCCAGTGGGGACACGCAGGCATGTACCTGCAAACGCTCGCCCTGCTGGCAGAAGAACGCGGCTGGGGCACGTGCTTCCAGGAATGCTGGGGCGTGCTGCGCCCGGCCCTGAAAGAGCATTTCAATCTCGCCCCAACCGAGATGATCTGGTGCGGTGTCTCCGTCGGCAAGCCGGACAAATCCCATCCGGTCAACACACTCCGTGCCGAACGGGCGCCCATTGACGAAATCGTCGAGTTCCACGGTTTCTAG
- a CDS encoding cytochrome P450, whose product MAADTVHSIDNPALERPKVSDREPLHEGYLRVGEEVPPASDLDLKTLDLVDPEIWRQNKMWDRFDRLRKEDPVHYTPDSFVGPYWSVTTYEDIMAVDTDHKRFSSSWEHGGITLGQPLEDFEMPMFIAMDEPRHSEQRKTVQPAVAPNMLKEYEPLIRSRTQGLLDSLPVGEPIDWVDKVSIELTTMMLATLFDFPFENRRQLTRWSDVSTNMNNPDICPGGEDQWRQEMMECLTTFMGIFQERQAIPQQNDLMSLLAHGEMTKNMTPMELLGNVILLIVGGNDTTRNTMTASVYALNKYPEQYEKLKSDQSLIPNMVSETIRWQTPLAFMRRTALEDVQLRDKLIKKGEQIAMWYISGNRDEKFWDKPNDYIIDRADARRHLSFGFGIHRCVGNRLGELQLQILWQELMARFEHIEVLDEPSYTAGAFVHGYTWMPVILHPKK is encoded by the coding sequence ATGGCTGCCGACACAGTTCATTCCATCGACAATCCGGCCCTCGAGCGGCCGAAAGTTTCCGACCGAGAACCCCTTCACGAAGGCTATCTCCGCGTCGGTGAGGAAGTCCCCCCGGCTTCCGACCTTGACCTGAAAACCCTTGATCTGGTGGACCCGGAAATCTGGCGCCAGAACAAGATGTGGGATCGGTTTGACCGCCTGCGCAAGGAAGACCCGGTGCACTACACGCCGGATTCCTTCGTCGGCCCCTACTGGTCCGTCACGACTTACGAAGACATCATGGCGGTCGATACCGACCACAAGCGCTTCTCTTCCAGCTGGGAGCATGGCGGCATCACGCTCGGCCAACCGCTCGAAGACTTCGAGATGCCGATGTTCATCGCCATGGACGAGCCGCGCCACTCCGAACAGCGCAAGACTGTTCAGCCGGCCGTCGCACCGAACATGCTCAAAGAGTATGAGCCACTCATCCGCTCGCGGACCCAGGGCCTGCTGGATTCCCTGCCGGTTGGTGAGCCAATCGACTGGGTCGACAAGGTGTCGATCGAGCTGACCACGATGATGCTCGCCACCCTGTTCGACTTCCCGTTCGAGAACCGCCGCCAGCTGACCCGCTGGTCGGACGTATCCACGAACATGAACAACCCGGACATCTGCCCCGGCGGCGAAGACCAGTGGCGCCAGGAAATGATGGAGTGCCTGACGACGTTCATGGGCATCTTCCAGGAACGCCAGGCCATTCCGCAACAGAACGACCTCATGAGTCTTCTGGCGCACGGCGAAATGACCAAGAACATGACGCCGATGGAATTGCTCGGCAACGTGATCCTTCTGATCGTCGGCGGCAACGACACGACCCGGAACACGATGACGGCGTCGGTCTACGCTCTGAACAAGTATCCGGAGCAGTATGAAAAGCTGAAAAGCGACCAGTCCCTGATCCCGAACATGGTGTCCGAGACGATCCGCTGGCAAACGCCGCTGGCCTTCATGCGCCGCACCGCGCTGGAAGACGTTCAGCTTCGAGACAAGCTCATCAAGAAGGGTGAGCAGATCGCCATGTGGTACATCTCGGGCAACCGCGATGAAAAGTTCTGGGACAAGCCGAACGATTACATCATCGACCGCGCCGATGCCCGCCGTCACTTGTCCTTCGGCTTCGGCATCCACCGCTGCGTCGGGAATCGCCTCGGCGAGCTGCAGCTGCAGATCCTCTGGCAAGAACTGATGGCGCGCTTCGAGCATATCGAAGTACTGGATGAGCCGTCCTATACGGCTGGCGCCTTCGTCCACGGCTACACATGGATGCCGGTGATCCTGCACCCCAAAAAATAA
- a CDS encoding DUF2244 domain-containing protein produces the protein MPHTDEIIYFDALLTPNRSLSERGFAVVMSIVGVVSFLTGMAFLSMGAVPVIGFFGLDALAIWLAFRWSFRKQREETRIRITASSLDMMHRKANGTEKRVSVPAGFARVELDEPLRPDSWLRIEHGRTGWVIGRFLTVPERKSLAEAMKTALHKARLERHTA, from the coding sequence ATGCCTCACACGGACGAGATCATTTATTTTGATGCGCTTTTGACGCCGAACCGCTCACTTTCCGAGCGAGGGTTCGCCGTGGTCATGAGCATTGTCGGTGTTGTCAGCTTCCTGACCGGCATGGCCTTTTTGTCCATGGGCGCCGTTCCGGTGATCGGCTTTTTCGGTCTCGACGCCCTCGCCATCTGGCTGGCTTTCCGCTGGTCTTTCAGGAAACAGCGCGAAGAGACCCGGATCCGCATTACCGCCAGCAGTCTCGACATGATGCACCGCAAGGCCAACGGCACCGAAAAGCGCGTCAGTGTTCCGGCCGGATTTGCCCGTGTCGAACTGGACGAGCCCCTCCGCCCCGATTCGTGGTTGCGGATCGAACATGGCCGCACCGGATGGGTCATCGGACGCTTCCTGACTGTCCCGGAGCGCAAATCCCTCGCCGAAGCCATGAAAACGGCCCTCCACAAAGCGCGACTTGAGCGCCACACCGCATAA
- the nth gene encoding endonuclease III, whose translation MTESPQKTPPRKPAKKRAPRTLGPEKTEKIFAALAHDRPDPKTELEYSSPFTLLVAVALSAQATDVGVNKATRKLFAIADTPEKMLDLGEEGVAEHIKTIGLWRNKAKNVIALSQKILDDFGGEVPRTRDELTTLPGVGRKTANVVMNEVFGEPTIAVDTHIFRVSNRTGLAPGKTPDEVEAGLERVTPPKWKKGAHHWLILHGRYVCKARTPECWRCVIAEWCKYTPKTADPAKVSSLGPKAPKKKK comes from the coding sequence ATGACCGAATCGCCGCAGAAGACACCTCCGCGAAAGCCTGCCAAAAAACGGGCGCCCCGTACCTTGGGGCCGGAGAAGACCGAGAAGATCTTTGCCGCCCTGGCCCATGACCGGCCGGACCCGAAAACCGAGCTCGAATATTCCAGCCCTTTCACCCTGCTTGTGGCCGTGGCCCTGTCGGCACAGGCGACGGATGTGGGGGTGAACAAGGCGACCCGGAAGCTGTTCGCCATCGCCGACACGCCCGAGAAGATGCTGGATCTCGGCGAAGAGGGCGTGGCTGAGCACATCAAGACGATCGGCCTGTGGCGCAACAAGGCGAAGAACGTCATCGCGCTAAGCCAGAAGATTCTTGACGATTTCGGCGGAGAAGTGCCGCGGACCCGCGACGAACTGACAACCCTGCCAGGCGTTGGCCGCAAGACAGCGAACGTCGTGATGAACGAGGTCTTCGGCGAACCGACCATCGCTGTCGACACCCACATTTTCCGTGTCTCCAACCGGACGGGGCTTGCCCCGGGCAAGACCCCCGACGAGGTGGAGGCGGGGCTGGAGCGGGTCACCCCGCCGAAGTGGAAGAAGGGCGCGCATCACTGGCTGATCCTGCATGGGCGTTATGTCTGCAAGGCCCGCACACCGGAGTGCTGGCGTTGTGTGATCGCGGAATGGTGCAAATACACGCCGAAGACTGCGGACCCCGCAAAAGTCTCATCGCTTGGCCCGAAGGCGCCGAAGAAGAAAAAGTAG